The following coding sequences lie in one Angustibacter luteus genomic window:
- a CDS encoding FtsX-like permease family protein, translating to MNPLRLHRPSVLGRARADVRLLLLTGGVVALTSLLTAAVPPLAERTADRAVAGTVRQAGAGGDVVVTVPFPDDTESAARVREPSSAAQVQQASREAQLTMPADLNAVLRPGVASVTTTELHVLGGGPGRYARLAYVVGRDGAPAVTWTSGGPPRASVPPAQATAKVPDGDPWPVQVALSQAAATALGLRTGDTFAAEDERYRRVEARVSGIYSPTDPAADAWQAAPRLLHPSTGVTEKVVRTSAAALVSAESLPDLRLAVPFDDLDRRVVFTPQPDRLRYDQSEALVRDVVALKASSAVDANGTPTMWWDSLLDRVLLDARSQVVAARAQATVLLVGLLAGAALLLVLAAQLLTRRRAAALAVARERGAGLVAIGAELLVESAAVAVVGAGVGVLAARLLVGGASWPWTLPVLAVAALAGPVLGVLVVSRAGGGRRVPANRSARRTAARAKVARRILLEATVALVAVAALAALRQRGVLGGGDEPDLLAASAPTWFAVLGALVVLRLLPPVAAFVLARSRRSPRAVPLFAAAGAVRTATRALPMLLVTVTAAQLTVCVALAATEQHGQSAGAWREVGADAQLQTDPDRGVGQLAQRVAGAPGVTAAVAARVADGVPAASGQTAARVRLVVVDAAAFAKLLAATPLPDAPQLERLAPGATTGTPALLRGGDPALREGLRIGWDDARLPLHVVGTAPAIGSGEDPVVVVDAAAFAATGAAADPGTVWAVGPGAVRALEAAAHGAAAPGSAGPGGTVVRRDDVLEARRDAPLAAALRHLAIASAALLLLFGVLGVVLAAAVAAPARNESLGRLRAMGLRPGQVGRVLGGELVPPVAVGVVAGLVLGLGSAAVMFGSLALQRVTGQTGPPDVVLPWWTVLLAAALVVAALVVAQVESSQLRRTSLARLLRGGDRGLD from the coding sequence GTGAACCCGTTGCGGTTGCACCGGCCCAGCGTCCTCGGCCGCGCCCGGGCCGACGTCCGGCTGCTGCTGCTCACCGGTGGCGTCGTCGCGTTGACCAGCCTGCTGACCGCGGCCGTCCCACCGCTGGCGGAGCGCACCGCCGACCGGGCGGTCGCCGGCACCGTGCGGCAGGCCGGCGCCGGGGGCGACGTGGTCGTCACCGTCCCGTTCCCCGACGACACCGAGAGCGCGGCACGGGTCCGCGAGCCCTCGTCGGCGGCGCAGGTCCAGCAGGCCAGCCGCGAGGCGCAGCTGACCATGCCGGCCGACCTCAACGCGGTCCTGCGTCCGGGGGTGGCCAGCGTCACGACGACCGAGCTGCACGTGCTGGGTGGCGGCCCGGGCCGCTACGCGCGACTGGCCTACGTGGTGGGGCGCGACGGCGCACCGGCGGTGACCTGGACGTCCGGTGGCCCGCCGCGCGCGAGCGTGCCGCCCGCGCAGGCCACGGCGAAGGTGCCGGACGGCGACCCCTGGCCGGTGCAGGTCGCGCTCTCGCAGGCCGCGGCGACCGCGCTGGGGCTCCGGACGGGCGACACGTTCGCCGCCGAGGACGAGCGCTACCGCCGGGTCGAGGCCCGGGTCAGCGGGATCTACTCCCCCACCGACCCGGCAGCGGATGCGTGGCAGGCGGCCCCCCGGCTGCTGCACCCCAGCACCGGGGTGACCGAGAAGGTGGTCCGCACGTCGGCCGCCGCACTGGTCTCAGCCGAGTCGCTGCCGGACCTGCGGCTGGCCGTGCCCTTTGACGACCTGGACCGCCGGGTGGTCTTCACCCCCCAGCCCGACCGGCTGCGCTACGACCAGAGCGAGGCGCTCGTCCGGGACGTCGTCGCGCTGAAGGCGTCCTCCGCTGTCGACGCGAACGGCACGCCCACGATGTGGTGGGACAGCCTCCTGGACCGGGTGCTGCTCGACGCGCGGTCGCAGGTCGTCGCGGCGCGCGCCCAGGCCACCGTGCTGCTCGTCGGGCTGCTGGCCGGCGCCGCACTCCTGCTGGTGCTGGCCGCCCAGCTGCTGACCCGCCGCCGGGCCGCCGCCCTGGCCGTGGCCCGCGAGCGCGGCGCCGGCCTGGTCGCGATCGGCGCCGAGCTGCTGGTGGAGTCAGCGGCGGTAGCGGTGGTGGGGGCGGGCGTGGGGGTGCTCGCCGCGCGGCTGCTGGTCGGCGGCGCGTCATGGCCGTGGACGCTGCCCGTGCTCGCCGTCGCGGCGCTCGCCGGGCCCGTGCTGGGCGTGCTGGTGGTCTCCCGGGCGGGCGGCGGACGGCGGGTGCCGGCCAACCGCTCCGCGCGGCGGACGGCGGCCCGGGCGAAGGTGGCACGGCGCATCCTGCTCGAGGCGACGGTCGCGCTGGTCGCGGTCGCGGCCCTGGCGGCTCTGCGCCAGCGCGGCGTCCTCGGCGGCGGTGACGAACCCGACCTGCTGGCCGCGAGCGCCCCGACGTGGTTCGCCGTGCTGGGGGCGCTCGTCGTCCTGCGGCTGCTCCCGCCGGTGGCGGCGTTCGTGCTGGCCCGCTCGCGTCGCTCGCCCCGCGCCGTCCCGCTGTTCGCGGCGGCCGGCGCCGTCCGGACGGCGACCAGGGCGCTGCCGATGCTGCTCGTGACGGTGACGGCGGCCCAGCTGACGGTCTGCGTGGCCTTGGCCGCGACCGAGCAGCACGGACAGTCGGCGGGCGCCTGGCGCGAGGTCGGCGCGGACGCGCAGCTGCAGACGGATCCGGACCGGGGCGTCGGGCAGCTTGCTCAGCGGGTGGCCGGCGCGCCCGGGGTCACCGCGGCCGTCGCAGCCCGGGTGGCGGACGGCGTCCCCGCGGCGTCGGGGCAGACGGCCGCCCGGGTGCGGCTCGTCGTGGTGGACGCGGCGGCCTTCGCGAAGCTGCTCGCCGCGACCCCGCTGCCTGACGCTCCGCAGCTGGAACGGCTCGCCCCGGGGGCAACCACGGGAACGCCCGCACTGCTGCGCGGCGGTGACCCCGCGCTGCGCGAGGGCTTGCGCATCGGTTGGGACGACGCGAGGCTGCCGCTGCACGTGGTCGGCACCGCGCCGGCGATCGGCTCCGGCGAGGATCCGGTGGTCGTCGTGGACGCGGCGGCCTTCGCCGCCACGGGGGCAGCGGCCGACCCGGGGACGGTCTGGGCGGTCGGTCCCGGGGCGGTCCGCGCGCTCGAGGCCGCAGCCCACGGCGCTGCCGCGCCAGGCTCGGCCGGCCCGGGCGGCACGGTCGTGCGGCGGGACGACGTCCTCGAGGCGAGGCGGGACGCGCCGCTGGCCGCTGCCCTGCGGCACCTGGCGATCGCCTCGGCCGCGCTGCTGCTGCTGTTCGGTGTCCTCGGCGTCGTGCTGGCCGCCGCCGTCGCGGCACCGGCCCGCAACGAGTCGCTCGGTCGGTTGCGGGCTATGGGTCTGCGGCCCGGGCAGGTTGGCCGGGTGCTGGGCGGCGAGCTGGTGCCTCCGGTGGCAGTGGGGGTAGTAGCCGGGCTGGTGCTCGGCCTCGGGAGCGCCGCGGTGATGTTCGGCTCGCTGGCCTTGCAGCGGGTGACCGGCCAGACCGGGCCGCCGGACGTCGTCCTGCCGTGGTGGACGGTACTGCTGGCCGCGGCGCTGGTGGTGGCCGCGCTGGTGGTGGCGCAGGTGGAGTCGTCGCAGCTGCGCCGGACGTCGCTCGCCCGGCTGCTGCGCGGCGGCGACCGTGGTCTTGACTGA
- a CDS encoding Fur family transcriptional regulator: protein MTTRADVEQSLRDAALRVTRPRVAVLTAVREIPHADTDTIVGAARADLGEVSTQAVYDVLRALTTAGLVRRIEPAGSVARYESRVSDNHHHLVCRSCGVIADVDCVVGSVPCLTPSDDHGFAVDEAEVIFWGLCPSCSTTVPTA, encoded by the coding sequence GTGACCACGAGGGCGGACGTCGAGCAGTCTCTGCGCGACGCGGCTCTACGGGTGACCCGGCCTCGGGTCGCCGTGCTGACCGCGGTCCGCGAGATCCCGCACGCCGACACGGACACGATCGTCGGTGCGGCGCGCGCGGACCTCGGCGAGGTCTCCACCCAGGCCGTGTATGACGTCCTGCGGGCGCTCACCACGGCGGGCCTGGTCCGGCGGATCGAGCCGGCCGGGTCCGTGGCACGCTACGAGTCGCGGGTCAGCGACAACCACCACCACCTCGTCTGCCGCTCCTGCGGCGTGATCGCCGACGTCGACTGCGTCGTCGGCTCCGTGCCGTGCCTGACCCCGTCTGACGACCACGGCTTCGCCGTCGACGAGGCCGAGGTGATCTTCTGGGGTCTGTGCCCCAGCTGCAGCACCACCGTTCCCACCGCCTGA